From Ananas comosus cultivar F153 linkage group 2, ASM154086v1, whole genome shotgun sequence:
tcgctcataaatttaatataatttacttCAAtcatgtttaaaaaaaattaaaaagttaaggtattataacaaaaaaaattggcattttGAAATATCCCTTCAACATTATTTTTTGGTTGATACTCACCTAACTTTCAATTTtatgatttgaatttttctagttagttaagttgtttttttttaaaaaaaatcaatcactCTATTAACTATTAGTTGTTAATTATTCTAActttatttgtttaaatatgcttaaaatattaaattcaacAAAATCACTTTTGAGTACCAAAAGGATATAAATTTTGAAGGAGGTGCTTACGTGCTTTTCTTGAAAAGGATAATATTCAATATGctattcaaaactttaaaaatatcttatttattttcgttTCGGAGAGCTGAAACATTCCTGttgattttaataaaattttttcaaacatCTCAATTTCTGTGGCAACTACcatagtaattttataatataaaaaaatacaagtattttacttttttttttttggatttgatacagtatataaataatatttttagtcaTCATATTGTCAAACTAGGCTGTAGCACTAGTGagactagggatgcaaatagaTCCGAGTTACTGGAGCTTCCGTCCCGATCGATCCCAAATGAAACGataaatgagaataaaaaaaaattaaaaaaaatgtaacttgCTCTGAATCCTCCCTAATTTACCAAGTAAAGAAAGCGGGAGTTTTCTAATCTATCAAAAATCTGTTTCCACCGTGATTCCCTCAAATAGAGTGGTAAGTGGGGacaaaaataagattaaaataaatCCGTTTCGAATCCGTCCCGACTCCAAGAACAGTACGAAAGGTGGAAGAGGGGTCCTGCCTCCGGATCGGCTCCCTTGGCATCCCTAGGTGAGACCCACTTTCCGGCCACCCTAAACCCCTTTATAAATAGCTTATACCCACTGCCATGTGCTTTCGAGCACGAACTCGAGCATTAAGTGATCGTGATCAGTGctctttggatcaactcttaaTAGTTATCCACTTTGCCATTAACCAGCCAAAATCATGACCGAGGGGGAGTTCCGGGAATGGCTCCGGCACATCGACCGGAACAAGGACAGCCGAATAAGCATGAAGGAGTTGGCGGCGGGATTGAAAGAAGCTGGGTTCGGTTTCAAATGGTGGAGGGCATGGCGGGCGATGAAGAACGTCGACAAGGACCGTAGCGGCTACATCGACACCGACTCAGAGATTCGGGCCCTGATGGAGCATGCGATGAAGCACTGGGGCTTCGTGATCAGCAAAGCGAAGGAGTTACAGGACGTAGATGTCTTGATTTCGGATGTTGGAGGGAAGATGTAGAAGTTAGTTTGCAGTATTTTGGTTTTTCTGTCTTTGCTTTTTTGTCCTTTTCCTCCATATGTATAAATCAGTTCGCAGTATGGTTTTTACACCTTTTTAAGTAGTAAAAACAATGTTTAGTTTGTAGgatgatttttcttcttttgtgtgCCCTCCAATCCATGTAATATAAAAGGACTTTTCTAATGGAGATGTGTACTTGTAAGACaacctcttttttattttcttaattaaatggTAGCATAGAACATTTTGAGTGGTGAAACAAACCTCTTAAACAAAGAAGATGATAAACACAGGCAGGTGTCGCTTTTGAAGTATTGTATCCATGAATTAACTAGTCCAATCCCTTCGCCTCATGCATGTCAATATATTAACTATCCATAAGAACAGCTTGCAGTAATACTCGTTTGCTTTGGAATTCAATGATTTTTGAGCTTTCCATATATTTCAGATATCTTATAATACATAAAAATTGaaacttacatatatatatatatatatatatatatatatatatatagagagagagagagagagagagagagcgctaggctcctatgctttcgaaagtaccgggacctccgtacttgtaagttattttcgatgatgggacgttCGATTCggtgatcggttccgttagacatgatctacgttattggaactatctagaaaccaaatttcataattttttgacttctttGCCTAGTGagcgagtagcctcaaaatgaacggctgaaaataaaaatctcataaaaaataataataaaggactcaaatttcaaatcagaagtattgatcttgctattgatgttaagtaaaattttttattaaattttcatgaaatttggatacttttatacttttgaacttaaaaacatgctGCATCGGCcgataaaatagtcatttttgggatattttgatcgcttagtaaatgatgtcaaaaaattataaaatttggtctctagatagttccaatatggTAGATTATACcaaacggagccgatcgtcaaatcggatgtcctatcatcgaaaacaacttacaagcacggaggtcccggtactttcaaaaatatagtagcaggactaatatatctataatatatattatatattatatatattatatatatatatatagtctaatGCTACTATGCCTATTAATAGGATAAAGCACTGTGTCActtcaagttgttcttgatgatcgacGATTCCGAATCGATGTGCGAAGAGCGCATGAAGTtgattagagtatttgaaatatctagaaataaattcataaatttgcATAAatggtttacatggtgatcaaagtgtcgtaaaatcgacaattgtTGACGGTCTATATGAGCcttgtttgcttgtttaacggtgtagaacatccaaattgcttgaatttttgattacaaaaattctttatactatttagataatgtttgataactctgattatgaattgagaaagtctaacctctattttaagaagattattcatttatgaccgttcatttttcaactcttaagatgaacttgataatgatttttaaataatacaaaatttgatttctaaacatttttaattgtgtagatcaacttcaacggtgccgattatcaatttgaagttccgatcattcaaatcgacttgataggacaagggtcccaatcctataaataggatagtagccggactctatatatatatatatatatagagtccggctactatactattatgagtacgatcgccctcgtactcataagttgttttcgatgaacgagcttccgaatcgacaatccacaccgttaaacgttatctagagcatttgaaacatctagaaatcaaatttcataatttttcgacatcatttaccttacgatcaaaagctcacaaaattgacaatttttgtgagctggttgcaagtttaacggtgtagaaatatccaaatcacattaaattttgatagaaaattatttataccatataaaacaagatcaataactttgatctaaaattttaatgtcatatcatcatattttgtaagatttttattttcagctgttgattttgagccccttcgattactaggcaaatgatatcgaaaaatcgcaaaatttattttctaggtacttcaaatactctagatcaagtctaacggagccgatcgtcgattcgaaagtccgaacatcgaaaacgacttggaagcatggaggcctccgtgctttcataagcataccagcacaactatatatatatatatatatataaaattaagctcctatgcttttaaaaatactaagttattggtgcttatagAATTTTGGCCGTTAGATTAAAGGATGTGtagttagaatgatgtgggctccttagggttgagtgggtggttggttgaataatataatctaatggttgaaaatgatcaaaggtgtagatctaacggtaaaaaatttacaagtaccaaatacttggtacttttacaaacaccatagccggactctttctctctctctctctctctctctctctctatatatatatatatatatatgtatttgaacTAGTATACTATTGATTGTAagaaaatagtatttactattaattttctAGTCCATGGATCAAttctattccacctaccacttACTAAAGCACAAGAATTTAAAGGTTTAGAAGTtgatagtaaaccataaaataggAATACTTCTAATAGTATTCTATCTTCTGCAACTTTTTATTCATTGGCATTGAAACCAATATTTATAAAGTAGGAATTATTGTTGACAAAATAAGAACATTGGCTCATTAGCGTCAGCGCTCACTAATTTTGATCAGACTTAAACCTCCAAACTTAGCTCATTACGGTTGGATCATCGTCCATTAACACGGTAATGATATTTTATGCGTACTAAGTAAATGAAAGTAGATGCTAATTGGAGATTTAATATTACTATTGAGAGGACTAGTAccattaattactttattttttctaacTTCAGGAGTGTTAAATATGTTTATCAATtccttcaaaatatatatatatatatatatatatatatatatatatatatatattaaactagCCAAGGAGAACAATATCCTTTATCCGTAAGATACTTGGTTAGCAAATGGCTACCATATTTCATAAGAAATAATAATTGGCGTGAAATAATTGTTCATACGAAGGAGATATTTTCAGGAACTGTGGTGTTGTAATTTTTAGTGTTGTTattgaactttaaaaatatacGAAGATTCATATACACAAACACTTTGAAAATCTCCAAGGCAAGCAGTAATCTCAATTATGGGACGAATGGAGCTCGAGCTTATCTTATCTCACTCGTGTTCCCCTCATTTGTTTCATTAATTCTATCCCTGTCACTGAGAATCGCAACGATCCCTCGGTCatcaaaagaagcttcaataaTGCGGTCTCGCACAGGGGCCGTTTATAGAATAATAGAGAAGTAGTTGCAAAAAGCAATGCCGAGAATCATTCAACTACAAGCCTCTAAACCTTTTGGACACCGAACAGTCGAATCAACTTGAACACCGAAATCAGGTAGCAATGTTCtctttttaatctttaattaCTTTAAGCTTTGAGTcaagttttattttggtcctcaaacttttgattttgatattcgAGTTCCTAAACTTTTACTAATACTTTAATTTGGTTCCTATTCTTTGAACAATGTTTTATTTTCAGCTcttagtttaaattaaaatttgttgttTGCACCTGATTCATCTATTTGTTTGTACACTATAATTTGCTGATTCTTCATCATCTCATgccttaatttaaaaaatataatatttatatagagaCAAAGTTAAAACCCAATGAGTGGTAGAATTGAAATATGCAGTGTGAAACATAGTCAATAAATAGTCAATAGATGATGCATGGCACATAAATGTACAAAATATATGGGATGTAGATAGTAATTTATCTTCCAGtagtaaatatataaaaggacCAAATTGAAACTTTTTGAAGAGTTTTGGTACCATTAACTATCGAAAATTGAAAGTTCAATAACCAGAATAAAACTCGTGCAAAGTAGGAGACCAGCGGTGCAATTTACCTTGTAAAGGGTTGATAAGGGTTAATGTTATCCAAATATCCTCACTCATTATCGAGTTACTTTCAATGTcatacttttttctttctagatTATACTGCATTGGATATTACACATGGAATTATCCGCCTACTTTCGTCGCAAGATCTTTGCAGACTAAAGAATAAAGAGCCACCCTCTAGGTGGTAGCACGACAGAAGAGAATATTACGTGTGGAGTACAAGTTCCACTACTTGGGAATATATTCACCTCTAAAGGCTGTGGAGCTTATCCAATAATCCTAAACTACTGGAGCTCACCCTCCATAACTTTAGATCCACAATTGAAATCCGTGTGTTTTTACAATGAGTACTGCCGCATCATGTTTAATGTCTTCTGACAGCTGCTGTTATGCTAGCATCATAGTGATCGGAATGCAAGCGTTTGATCTCTCAAATCTCAGCCATTTATCAAACTTAGATCGAGCTGTGTATAGCCGTTCTCGGTGAAATGGCCTATGGGTGCTGCACGCTGCAGAAGCATGAACCTGAGAATGCTTCTGCCGGTGGGGCAGCGAGGTGGTTTTTGTGACAATCGGGGTGATCGCAATGGGCTGACGATGGATGATACTGTGGATGATGACTTGAATTACTCTACGGCTACTCCTACATCTACATTACGCTTACTCCTAATGCGGGTAGAAAAAGCAACGGTAGAATTGGATGATAGCTTGTTATCCCTCCTTTCCGTAGCTTTTCTCTCTTATATAAGCTTAACCTCCAATATGGCGTAGCtataaacagtgtaatttttgtgagttaattatactttattttcGAAACaatttgtgacaccccaatggTTCCACATCAGATAGTTATGACTAGATGTAGGGGTATATAAGCTTGACCAGGCTAGAtataataactgaatttaagcattttggactggTGGTTTgagctcaacgagttattattgctagcaggtcgggtcgttacatttggtatcagaaccaGTTCACCGGCCGgaaatgtgagatgagtcttggctaaggcagggtcggaatgacagactaagCCAGAGTTGGTGATTGACGGGCTAAATCAGAATCGAAATGACAAAGGCTAACGAGACAAGTTTCACATCACCTGAtaatcttgggctgtgtgtgtttagggctgacgaGAACGTCAAAACCTAAACAGAGAGAGTctgtgacactccaatagtctcatatcggatagttatggctagatgtgGGGGTATATAAACTTGATTAGGTTAGATaaaataactgggcttaagcattgtGGGCTTGTggtttaggcccaacgagttattattgctaacagGTTGGATCGTTACACAATCCCCTAATTATGCCTATATTCTCaaatgaaacttaaatttcaaGTGCATCTAAGTTGCCTTTTAGGGCCTTTCAAGTGCATCTAAGTTGCCTTTTAGGGCCTTGTCGAAGTCTTAAGCCTTCGGCGCACTTCATCTTACCAAAACTGAATTCTTTTACTTAAGGTCTTTCTTTCTGCGATCCTTACTTATCCCATTCTGATTTGTTTGTCTTCCGGTGTCAGAAATAGGTGTCAATAATAGAAGTACACAAAGTATTACTCTTTTTTAACAGATAAAAGTACTTTCGGCTATCAAAAGAACGGGGATAATACTTTCCACTTTTCCTGCTATTTTTAGGCTCCACTATTGTCTGGAAATAAAAGCAACATTGAATTATCTGAAACTTTGCTTGAAAGGAAGAATCCCACATTTGAAATTTAAGGAATTAATATTACGGTTAGATTTAAATAGTGTTTTAGTTGTTTGTGGCCTGGGAAACAAATTGGATTGGTAGGATTTGACCGATGGTTATCTAACAAAgataccgaccgtccttagcgcaagtggcaaaagagcttggtggttgatatccgagacccaagttcgaatcctagttgattcacatttctagctaagtttatttctaaatgaaataacgaagcgggtagcaggttacctttctctccaaaaaaaaaaaaaaaaaaaaaaacaaagatagCAGCATAATTTCAGTTCGCGTACTTTTGCCTTTTCTTAGAATGGATATGTGAACCGAATCTTGAACATTTACTCTCATCTCGGAGTTTTTGGATGGCATAAAATTTTGGACACAAAATTCAACAAGAATATATAAAGAAAAGGACCAATCACACTCATGCATAGATATTCTCATGGAGTCAGTTCCAATGAATATTACATCAGCTAATTCTTGGGCCCCTTCATCTGCAAGTACTCAGAATTCGAAGTACCTAACactgctcaaattttaaaaaggttGGATCAAAATGTTAAGCTAATTTAACTTAGCAACTATACATGCTAAGTTAGAATACTCTAGGAATATGGTAGGCCTTCTCATCCAAAGGAGTTCCAAATTCAGAGTATCTAGTAATACTCTTCAATGCAATCGTTCGTCTAGTTGTTCAGCTATGTTCATCTGGTTCGGTTAATTTTTCACTGTATCAAATTAAAGTTCAGCTCTTGCTTCAACCAATCCGACTTCAAACCAGTTCAGCTGGTCTTTTTTTGCAAATTCTCAATCCTATCTTCCAACTGATACAAACCTAGACATGAAATTCTTTCGCTCTCGTCCTTTTCTACCACTTTTGCGTCATACACTACAATCAAACCAAACAGATGGAACCATCATCACTTTTTTATCACACTGACTAGGATAAGAATCATAATATACCATCACATAGTTTTAAAGGGTTTGTTCCACGTAGTACCCCAAATTATAAAATCTACTTATCCCAAGCGTTAAGTACAAGTTCCATTTTTTTATTGAACATCCGTATCCAACTTCATATAACAATCATTAAACTTGGTCTAGTAAAGGAGTGGTCGACCATCCAGTTGATCTGCTCTCCTAGTCTATACTCTATTGTATCATTCTTTTAATAAATGGTAAGATTAGAAGTTAAGTTAAAATTGAATGAAGGATAATTAATATGTGGTCCAAGAACTACATGGTGGATTAGGTCGAGCTAATAATCTCACCTCCATCCGGCCAATAGCACTTAGTACTAGTAAGCCTCACTTTTTTTGCCACCCCAAACCGTCTATAAATAACTTGCCACTACCATATGCTCCCTGCCACAAACTCGAGCATTAAAAAGTGATTGTGACTAGTACTCGTTCGATCAACTTTTTAGTAACTACTATTGACCTGTGCCATTCCATGTTAAACAGCCGTGCGATCCACATTGGAAGCCGGTCAATGACCGAGGAGCAGTTCCGGGAATGGCTCCGGCACATCGACCAGAACAAGGATGGCCGAATAAGCAAGGAGGAGCTGAACGCAGCATTGAAAACCCTTGGGCTCAGATGCAAACGGTTGAGGGCATGGTGGGTGATGAAGAAGAACGACACGGACAAAAGCGGCTACATCGACACCGAGTCGGAGATTCGGGCCCTGATGGAGCATGCTAGGAAGCACTGGGGCATTGATATCAGGTCAAAGTAGTCAAGTAGGAGTTGCTACAAGTAGCTACCTTGTTTTCTGAAGTAGGACAGAAAATTTCGAAGTAAGTTTGTAGTAtggattttctattttcttatatatacatatataaggaataaataaacaaaagctcCTATATAggaataatacatatatataggtgtgtgtgtgtattatATAAGTATGTTAGTTGTATGGTCTTTCTCCTTTGTTTTGTACACAGAAAGAAAAAgttagctcatatatatatatatttgtaaaagtaTATATAGAAAGTTAGTTTGTTGAATggtttttctcctttcttttgtaTACTGAAAGAAAAGGCTAGTTAATATATGTAGAAGTATGTACATAGaagtttgtttgtttttctcctttttctttatatactgaaagaaaaagttaaattatgtATGTAGAAGTTTGTATTATGGTTTTTCTCCTTTTGTGTGTTATGTAAGGAAATAAAAGACTTTTCCAACAGACGTGTActtttaagctttttttttttgcaatttttatttttttaaatggtAGCATAGAGTATTTTGAGTAGTGAAACAACCTCTTAAACAAAGAATATAATAAACATGCATAATTAAGAGTTGTTGGTGTATAAGCATGCATGATTGAAAGTTTTCTATTGGTTTATGCACACAATTAAAGATATCACGTAAGTTTGCTAACACATCTACTGCTCATATAGTGCCCTTTGTGGAGATTCTAAACTTAGAGGACGACCAATAAATACTTATCCTGAAGTGGAGAAACAAACAGTTTTTATAGAGATATTGAAccaatttttgtattttttatatcatcATTAGGCCTTACACGTGAAAAAGGAGAAAGTCTTCTCTGTAAGAGAtgttttatttagaaataatagtatccaataaaattattttctttataaagTAATACCTCATAAAAATTGTGTTAGAACATGTTGCAAATTGGCTTATGATAGTAGTGGCCCTATGATCATGCAAGTAGTGTTAGTAATAGGTTAACTTAGATAGAAGTAGACTATTTTGTGTAAATAGTGGAGTAGTAGAAGCAGTGGGTTTCAATTGTGGAGTTcatagtaataatttttttaagaacacATGTAGTGAATACAGTGCAGAACATGCAGTAAGTTGGGTTGTCTTGGTCctcaatctttctttttctatttgaaGTCATGTTTGTAACCTTATAATTCCTGAagttgaattaaaaatatttgcttCTTCCACTATATTGATGTAGTAAAGTTTGTTGGTGAGCATTAATCTCTTTTTAGAAAATTTCTTCTAACTACAATTTTTGGTATTAGAGCTCTGTTACGATGAAAGTTGGAAGTTATGGTATTTACGAAGAGAGGCACATCCTAATAAATAACTTGTAACAATTTAActcgctaacaataataactcattgggttTATTAAGGTTTATGatatcttatatacccaattacAATTTTGTTTTCATTCGATATAGGATTATTAGGGTGTTACAGACTTTTCCATTTAGATCTTGACGTCCTTATTAGCCTAATCAAGAGCTCAAAATCACTAGGCGATATGAAGCCCACTCACACTTCCGgttggtgaaccggctctgataccaaatataacgagtTGACCcgttaacaataataactcgttgggtccaaactaCCAACATTTTATTGAGGTCACACATTACTAATGCGAACAAAGTAGTGGGTGAACCAAAGATACTAAACATATCGGACTCGGAAGGTAAAACACAAATATTCAACCAGAGTCTCAAATTGCAAGTTAATTGAGCTGAACCGAACCTAATATAGGATTTAATGGAGGAGCATTTAACAACTTCATTACCAAAGGACAAAATTTAAAACCTGTTAACTGTTTTCTTATCTGCACACTGAAATAGGATGAGCCACTCACAGATATACAAAACATAGTTACAAAACCTGATCTAATTACAAAACCTGATCTGATCCAACCAAATCCAATCTAATTAAATCAGTAAAGGCACACTATCAATACCGACTGAGCGGAatctaatttcttttcttttttttttaacttaatttgcCTAATCTGTTCTGAAGATGGTAAGGGACCACTGCCTAACTGTgatcaagaaaaagaaagctagAGCACTAGAAGATCAAATTAATAGAGTAAGAAGATCGTGATGAGTTTACCTGATTGCGAATGTCGGATTGCACCGCACAATCGATATCGGAATCGATGACTCGTTTGAGGTGGTCGTCGGCGGAGACCATCTCCACAGCGTCAAGCTTCGTGAATTTTCCTATCAAATCCCACAAAAACACTACGGTTTGGACCATTTCCAGATCAAATTCTCAAAGATAAACCGATTTTCAGGTACTCACAACAGGAATCCACACAATGACGAGGAAACCGAGCCCTCCGAAGCGCTTCTATCGATCGGAGCATATACAGAAGCGCCCGATCTCCCGATCGAGCGCTCGAACTACTCCGATTCGCGAAATCGAAGCCCTAAATCGCGCGGAAGCGAATCCGACCATCCCCGATCGCTCGGAGAGAGCTCACCTCCGCCCCGCCGCTGCGGAATCGGATCCTCCAATCCAAGCACGACACAACCGATCTCTCTGTACGTTGCTTCTTTcatggagagagaaagaggaacgAGGCGTGGGTGAGGGAAGGTTTCGGAGGATGCGGGTGCGGGAGCGGGAGgggattttttatttattttttttttggactgttcattttttaaaatttttaaaactatatattattttggagtttttttttataattctttattattttttttttgggggcatCGTTTGattgaatataattaaaaatataatattattaaatatatatatagctgaaaATACAACATCTTATTAAGTTATtagtgaaatacccgcgcgatgctgcggatctaaaaatattttaacaataaattttatttttttaatatttttatatagttttataagtctaattattaattaaataaaaattatataaaaataatttaatagttaaatcttaaaattgatatatgcccaaataaatttatacatcactttattttataaagatttatatgagaaagatttgagataaatctatcaaaataatttttaaaaaatcaatagataGAAGGGAAGTAAATTTGTAGAATAAATtgcttaataaaattaattatatatatatatatatacatatacactatatttttaaaatttttcacttaaaatttaaattatgtatttttttatacaacgatattttaagtgatttaaattaaatctatcatgttaaattttattatacgatttattatgcatattattaataaaattaattaatttcatagagtttagagatttaaaatttttagttttgaagaaatttaaattatgtatttttttatacaacgatattttacatgatttaaattaaatctaatatgttaaattttattatccgATTTATTAcccgtattattaataaaattaattttataattttatagagtttagagatttaaaattttaaattttgaagttacaaaattggaaataaatattataagttaaaattgaaatttagaatttaaaatataaaatttaaaatttaaaatttaaaactttaaaactttaaaatttgaaagtatgaaaatttaaaattttgatataaaaattaaaaattatatatatatatatagagagagagagagagagagagagagagaaagtgtaaaggagggtttggggggtgACACGTGTCACCCTATGGACCCCCCAAATCCTTTTTTAatgtagaagaaagaatagatagatatgtacactacaacagaattagattatatggacacatgtttgggacacttttgagtaagtgtctcatttatgctaaaacttaaaaacacatctactaatgcctaaatataaagcccaatccaaccaaaaataaaagattactctactcaacccaccacacccagtccatttggcccgattacaaacagaaaagaaaaaaaaaaaaaaaaaaaattaccatcttttcttctctcttcactcaatccactgaaattctagacgaagagccttttcctctcgtcctcctccgccaccgcagccaacgagatagagtttcggtggttgctaaatgcttaaataagtgttggtaaattagcagcactcttttaggttatagcgacactctttaactgtcactatatacctagcgaccccacatatagcaacactttttaaaagtgtcggtaattttagctagcagcacttttttgacatgtacctacatttaaaactGTTGCTATAgactgtttttgttgtagtggtaatagaaaaattataaatataaataatttatttatttgcataatgttaaaaaattaaaaaaaaaaaactttatcaCTTTTATCTATAATGATAAGATGACCTCcaatatagaaataaaaaatattttttatttaaaaaatgattaagaaagatttattttttttttgtttaaaattactttttcaaatGTTGCAGTCGAAACTACACCAATTTAAGTGTACTTTTCATGTTGTTCTAACAgcaatattta
This genomic window contains:
- the LOC109706450 gene encoding uncharacterized protein LOC109706450, encoding MTEGEFREWLRHIDRNKDSRISMKELAAGLKEAGFGFKWWRAWRAMKNVDKDRSGYIDTDSEIRALMEHAMKHWGFVISKAKELQDVDVLISDVGGKM
- the LOC109706449 gene encoding uncharacterized protein LOC109706449 isoform X2 encodes the protein MGAARCRSMNLRMLLPVGQRGGFCDNRGDRNGLTMDDTVDDDLNYSTATPTSTLRLLLMRPCDPHWKPVNDRGAVPGMAPAHRPEQGWPNKQGGAERSIENPWAQMQTVEGMVGDEEERHGQKRLHRHRVGDSGPDGAC
- the LOC109706449 gene encoding uncharacterized protein LOC109706449 isoform X1; translated protein: MGAARCRSMNLRMLLPVGQRGGFCDNRGDRNGLTMDDTVDDDLNYSTATPTSTLRLLLMRVEKATPCDPHWKPVNDRGAVPGMAPAHRPEQGWPNKQGGAERSIENPWAQMQTVEGMVGDEEERHGQKRLHRHRVGDSGPDGAC